One Dromiciops gliroides isolate mDroGli1 chromosome 3, mDroGli1.pri, whole genome shotgun sequence DNA segment encodes these proteins:
- the LOC122746562 gene encoding small ubiquitin-related modifier 2-like, with translation MADQKLKKGVKTENNNHINLKVTGQDGLVLQFKIKRHTPLSKLMKAYCEQKDTPAQLEMEDEDTFDVFQ, from the exons ATGGCTGATCAAAAGCTGAAGAAAGGAGtcaagactgaaaacaacaaccATATTAATTTGAAGGTGACAGGGCAAGATGGTTTGGTGTTGCAATTTAAGATTAAGAGGCACACACCACTTAGTAAACTAATGAAAGCCTATTGTGAACAAAAGG ATACACCTGCACAGTTGGAAATGGAGGATGAAGATACATTTGATGTATTCCAGTAG